In the Chitinophagales bacterium genome, one interval contains:
- the katG gene encoding catalase/peroxidase HPI produces the protein MSNVHEPKCPVNHGQSAPVGGMGTSNKDWWPNRLNLNILRQHSSLSDPMDNDFNYAEEFKKLDLSAVKKDLFQLMTTSQDWWPADYGHYGPLFIRMAWHSAGTYRIADGRGGAGTGNQRFAPLNSWPDNTNLDKARFLLWPIKQKYGKQLSWADLMILAGNCALESMGFKTFGFAGGREDIWEPEQDIYWGKETEWLGDKRYSGDRALENPLAAVQMGLIYVNPEGPNGNPDPVASGRDIRETFARMAMNDEETVALVAGGHTFGKAHGAASATNVGREPEGAAIEEQGLGWKNSFGSGKGDDTITSGIEGAWKPNPTTWDNGYFETLFKYDWKLIKSPAGAHQWIPTDASAATLVVDAHDKTKRHPPMMTTADMALKMDPIYEPISRKFKDDFNAFADAFARAWFKLTHRDMGPRARYLGTEVPAEVLIWQDPIPEVKHALINDADVAALKAKLINAGLTVAELAGTAWASAATFRGSDKRGGANGARIRLAPQNSWEVNNPVQLKKVLTKLESLQKEFNDTAGGNKKVSLADLIVLGGCAAIEKAAKAAGFEITVPFMAGRADATADQTDIESFRVLEPKADGFRNYQQSSIAHIPAEVLLIDKAQLLTLTIAEMTVLIGGMRVLSANYDGSDKGVFTDRKETLTNDFFVNLLHLGTAWKAVSQTGDLFEGADRTTGKMKWRATRTDLIFGSNSELRAVAEVYACADSREKFVHDFVAAWNKVMNLDRF, from the coding sequence ATGAGTAACGTACATGAACCTAAGTGCCCGGTAAATCACGGACAGAGCGCGCCGGTAGGCGGCATGGGAACTTCCAATAAAGACTGGTGGCCCAACAGGCTTAACCTCAATATTCTTCGCCAGCATTCATCGCTGTCTGATCCGATGGACAATGATTTCAACTATGCAGAAGAATTTAAGAAGCTGGATTTAAGTGCTGTCAAGAAAGACCTCTTTCAACTGATGACCACTTCCCAGGATTGGTGGCCGGCTGACTATGGCCATTATGGCCCGTTATTCATTCGTATGGCATGGCACAGTGCTGGCACTTACAGAATTGCTGACGGTCGTGGCGGTGCCGGCACCGGCAATCAACGCTTTGCTCCGTTAAACAGCTGGCCTGACAATACCAACCTCGATAAAGCCCGTTTCCTGCTGTGGCCCATCAAACAAAAATATGGCAAACAACTCTCCTGGGCCGATCTCATGATTTTGGCCGGAAACTGCGCGCTGGAGTCGATGGGATTCAAAACTTTTGGATTCGCCGGAGGGCGTGAAGATATCTGGGAACCCGAGCAGGATATTTACTGGGGAAAGGAGACCGAGTGGCTGGGCGACAAACGTTACAGCGGCGACAGGGCGTTGGAAAATCCACTGGCTGCAGTACAGATGGGACTGATCTATGTAAATCCGGAAGGACCGAATGGAAATCCTGATCCCGTGGCTTCCGGCAGGGATATCAGGGAAACTTTTGCCCGCATGGCCATGAACGACGAAGAAACAGTGGCGCTAGTTGCCGGCGGCCATACCTTTGGCAAAGCACACGGCGCCGCAAGCGCAACTAATGTAGGCCGCGAACCTGAAGGCGCCGCCATTGAAGAACAAGGACTGGGCTGGAAAAACAGTTTTGGCTCCGGCAAGGGCGATGACACCATCACGAGCGGTATTGAAGGTGCATGGAAGCCCAACCCTACCACGTGGGACAACGGATATTTTGAAACATTATTTAAATACGACTGGAAGCTGATTAAAAGCCCTGCAGGCGCTCATCAATGGATTCCGACGGATGCATCGGCAGCCACCCTCGTTGTGGATGCGCATGATAAAACGAAACGCCATCCGCCGATGATGACAACGGCAGATATGGCATTGAAGATGGATCCCATTTATGAACCCATTTCCAGGAAATTCAAGGATGATTTCAATGCTTTCGCAGATGCCTTTGCAAGAGCCTGGTTTAAGCTGACGCACAGGGATATGGGTCCGCGTGCCCGTTACCTCGGAACAGAAGTGCCTGCTGAAGTTTTAATATGGCAAGACCCCATTCCGGAAGTTAAGCATGCATTAATCAACGATGCTGACGTGGCCGCATTAAAAGCGAAGCTCATCAATGCAGGACTGACTGTCGCTGAATTGGCAGGAACAGCCTGGGCATCAGCAGCTACCTTCCGTGGTTCTGATAAGCGTGGCGGTGCCAATGGTGCACGCATTCGTTTGGCGCCTCAAAACAGCTGGGAAGTGAATAATCCGGTTCAACTGAAAAAGGTATTGACGAAACTGGAAAGCCTGCAAAAAGAGTTCAACGATACAGCCGGCGGCAATAAAAAAGTTTCCCTCGCAGATCTCATTGTGCTGGGAGGATGCGCAGCAATTGAAAAGGCCGCCAAAGCTGCCGGTTTTGAAATTACAGTTCCTTTCATGGCAGGCCGTGCTGATGCCACTGCTGATCAAACCGACATAGAATCATTCAGGGTATTAGAACCGAAGGCTGATGGTTTCAGGAATTATCAGCAAAGCTCCATCGCTCATATACCAGCAGAAGTTTTGCTGATTGATAAGGCGCAATTGCTGACGCTGACCATTGCGGAAATGACCGTTTTAATCGGCGGCATGCGTGTGCTGTCTGCCAATTATGATGGATCAGACAAAGGCGTTTTCACCGATCGAAAAGAGACACTGACAAACGATTTCTTTGTGAACCTTCTGCATTTGGGCACTGCCTGGAAAGCTGTTTCGCAAACAGGTGATTTGTTTGAAGGAGCTGACCGCACCACCGGGAAAATGAAATGGAGGGCCACACGGACGGACCTCATTTTTGGATCCAATTCAGAATTACGTGCTGTAGCGGAAGTTTATGCCTGTGCCGACAGCAGGGAAAAATTTGTGCATGATTTTGTCGCTGCCTGGAATAAGGTGATGAACCTTGACAGATTCTGA
- a CDS encoding MFS transporter — MSKVYLRNDRKLISSWTMYDWANSVYSLTIATAIFPIYYMTVTNGINNGTVNFLGREYVNDALYSYALSVSFLIVALIAPLLSSIADFRGNKLSFMKFFCYLGAASCIALFWFTGSNMNFGITFFVLASVGFAGSIVYYNAFLKEIVDEKDQDHVSARGFSMGYIGSVLLLIINLIMIMFYDQFGFSDESLPTRISFVMVGAWWAGFAQISFYALKRFKYIPPVEDDITPEKKLTMNSLFGGYHELQKVWYQLRHYKSLKSFLIAFFFYNSAVQTVMYLATIFGTDELKLDQTKLIVTVLIIQLVAVAGAYLFSRISKQYGNIRSLNIAILIWIVICIAAYLVSNEYQFYGIAFMVGMVMGGIQSMSRSTYSKLVPPTKDTASFFSFYDVTEKLATVFGTAVYGLILEITGNMRNSVLALILFFIVGILFLYNVKKEKSLAA, encoded by the coding sequence ATGAGCAAAGTATACTTACGCAATGACAGGAAGCTGATCAGCAGCTGGACCATGTATGACTGGGCGAATTCAGTCTACTCGCTCACTATTGCCACAGCCATCTTTCCTATCTATTATATGACGGTAACCAATGGTATAAACAATGGCACGGTAAATTTCCTGGGGCGTGAGTATGTGAACGACGCATTGTACTCTTATGCTTTGTCTGTTTCATTTCTCATCGTGGCGCTGATTGCACCGTTACTTTCTTCCATTGCCGACTTCAGGGGCAACAAACTCTCCTTCATGAAGTTTTTCTGCTACCTCGGCGCTGCCAGTTGCATTGCCCTCTTTTGGTTTACCGGTTCCAACATGAATTTCGGGATCACTTTTTTTGTATTGGCCAGTGTGGGTTTTGCAGGCAGCATCGTTTATTACAATGCTTTCCTGAAGGAGATTGTGGATGAAAAGGATCAGGATCATGTGAGCGCACGTGGGTTTTCGATGGGTTATATAGGCAGTGTATTGTTGCTCATCATTAATCTTATAATGATCATGTTTTACGATCAGTTTGGTTTTAGCGATGAATCACTGCCGACCAGAATTTCTTTTGTGATGGTCGGAGCATGGTGGGCCGGATTTGCGCAGATATCTTTTTATGCCCTGAAAAGATTCAAATACATTCCTCCTGTTGAAGACGATATAACACCGGAAAAAAAGCTGACAATGAATTCACTCTTCGGCGGTTACCATGAACTGCAGAAGGTATGGTATCAGCTACGGCATTATAAGTCACTGAAGAGCTTCCTCATCGCTTTTTTCTTTTACAACAGTGCCGTGCAGACGGTGATGTACCTGGCCACCATATTCGGAACGGATGAACTGAAGCTCGATCAGACAAAACTGATCGTCACGGTGCTCATTATTCAGCTCGTGGCGGTTGCGGGTGCGTACCTTTTTTCGCGGATTTCAAAACAATATGGAAACATCAGGAGCCTGAATATTGCCATACTGATCTGGATTGTGATATGCATTGCGGCGTATCTGGTAAGCAACGAATATCAGTTCTATGGAATCGCATTTATGGTTGGCATGGTGATGGGAGGGATACAATCCATGTCGCGCAGTACTTATTCTAAACTTGTGCCGCCAACAAAAGATACCGCTTCATTTTTCAGTTTTTATGATGTTACCGAGAAACTGGCTACGGTATTTGGTACGGCTGTGTACGGGCTGATACTTGAGATTACAGGCAATATGCGCAATTCGGTGCTGGCACTCATCCTTTTTTTTATTGTCGGAATCCTTTTTCTATACAATGTAAAAAAGGAAAAATCTCTGGCTGCATAA
- a CDS encoding zinc ribbon domain-containing protein, whose protein sequence is MEKTYKNCQSCGMPLKKSPGGGGTDADGSISKMYCAYCYEKGQFKNPDWTLGKMQEFVKGKMKEMGFPGFLAGYFAKGIAKLERWKN, encoded by the coding sequence ATGGAAAAGACATATAAAAATTGCCAGAGTTGCGGTATGCCGCTGAAAAAATCTCCGGGCGGTGGTGGCACCGATGCCGATGGTTCCATCAGCAAAATGTATTGTGCTTACTGCTATGAAAAAGGGCAGTTTAAAAACCCTGATTGGACACTTGGCAAAATGCAGGAGTTCGTAAAGGGTAAGATGAAGGAAATGGGATTCCCGGGTTTTCTTGCAGGTTACTTTGCAAAGGGTATTGCCAAACTTGAAAGATGGAAGAATTGA
- a CDS encoding tail fiber domain-containing protein: MKHSIKILSITLIIIISAVNAQAQWSLSGNVLTGNEKLGSTNSADVKIVSNNNTRMTVKSNGKVGIGITSPSARLEVKYNSTTTDPTLLLTESENDYSRLNFQNSTNSNYWSIAGYTNASNSLSKLSFNNNVIGNLMTLSGDGKINIGGPAASYTMTSINNNNNSEQTVDIGGGYRALNVHTRGVETLGYGDSSAVAATFTADNSNSYDNIGLQVYAKNASNTNAFYPINTGMYCSGVSNYTVSYGGVNTGINCFGSGKGATNYGLYASADYANTNYAIYGTYYSGSSGTKYAGYFNGNIGGTGIFSYTSDEKLKKDIKPDYGLMEKIMQLKPSHYSFKTDEFGAMNLADGLHHGLIAQQLNEVFPELVSEQVFPEQYDLQSHKVKQAAVTYLGVNYIELIPILISGMQEQQEQIKLLTNEIAELKSMSCSLPASKTTTEAIASGSYLLQNVPNPVMQVSTINYVIAANVKTASIIVRNITGNAVRSFDNLAAGAGSVSFAAGSLPGGMYTYTLMINGMPVETRNLVIVK, translated from the coding sequence ATGAAACACTCAATTAAAATTCTTTCCATCACACTGATCATAATTATCAGTGCTGTAAATGCACAGGCACAATGGAGTCTTTCCGGCAATGTACTCACCGGCAATGAGAAACTTGGTTCAACCAACTCCGCAGATGTTAAAATTGTTTCCAATAACAATACACGGATGACTGTTAAATCAAATGGCAAAGTTGGTATTGGCATCACTTCCCCTTCAGCAAGACTGGAAGTCAAATACAACAGCACTACCACCGATCCCACTCTTTTGCTCACTGAATCTGAAAATGACTATTCCAGATTAAACTTCCAGAATAGCACCAACTCAAATTACTGGAGCATCGCCGGCTATACCAATGCATCCAACAGCTTATCCAAACTAAGCTTTAATAATAATGTTATCGGCAACCTCATGACGCTTTCCGGTGACGGCAAGATAAATATTGGAGGCCCCGCCGCCAGCTATACGATGACCAGCATCAATAACAATAACAACAGTGAACAGACGGTGGATATCGGCGGTGGCTACCGGGCACTCAATGTGCATACCCGTGGCGTGGAAACACTTGGGTATGGAGATTCTTCGGCAGTTGCTGCAACATTTACAGCAGATAATTCCAACTCGTACGACAACATCGGATTACAGGTGTATGCCAAGAATGCTTCAAACACTAATGCCTTCTACCCTATCAATACAGGGATGTATTGCAGCGGCGTTAGTAACTACACCGTAAGCTACGGAGGTGTTAACACCGGTATCAACTGCTTTGGCTCCGGCAAAGGCGCTACCAATTACGGGCTTTACGCATCTGCAGATTATGCCAATACGAACTATGCCATATATGGCACTTATTATTCCGGCTCTTCAGGAACGAAGTATGCCGGTTACTTCAACGGCAACATCGGTGGCACAGGCATCTTCTCTTACACTTCAGATGAAAAGCTGAAGAAGGATATTAAACCGGATTACGGATTGATGGAAAAGATCATGCAGCTGAAACCCAGCCATTATTCTTTCAAAACAGATGAATTTGGGGCCATGAATCTCGCAGACGGGCTACACCACGGACTCATCGCACAGCAACTCAACGAGGTCTTTCCGGAACTGGTAAGTGAACAGGTTTTCCCTGAACAATATGACCTGCAGTCACATAAAGTTAAACAAGCGGCGGTTACTTATCTGGGTGTAAACTATATTGAACTGATTCCTATTCTCATCAGTGGCATGCAGGAGCAACAGGAACAGATAAAGTTGCTCACAAATGAAATCGCCGAACTGAAATCCATGTCTTGTAGTTTACCTGCTTCAAAAACTACAACTGAAGCTATAGCTTCAGGATCTTATCTTTTGCAAAATGTACCGAATCCGGTTATGCAGGTGAGCACGATCAATTATGTGATTGCTGCCAATGTGAAGACTGCTTCTATAATTGTAAGAAACATCACAGGTAATGCAGTAAGGTCATTCGATAATCTGGCGGCAGGAGCCGGTTCAGTTTCATTTGCTGCAGGTTCACTGCCTGGCGGAATGTATACCTACACGCTGATGATTAACGGAATGCCGGTTGAAACCAGGAATCTTGTGATAGTCAAGTAA
- the arr gene encoding NAD(+)--rifampin ADP-ribosyltransferase: MKKNNHEAVMKKTPDNLYAQTFYHGTKASLQQGDLIEPGFNSNYGSRKRASFIYLTATLDAATWGAELAQGEGRGRIYIVEPTGPIEDDPNLTDKKFPGNPTKSYRSRHPLKVTGEVVDWKGHSPEALHAMQEHLRQLKEQGIEAIED, translated from the coding sequence ATGAAAAAAAATAATCATGAAGCTGTAATGAAAAAGACACCTGATAATTTGTATGCACAAACATTCTATCATGGTACAAAAGCCAGCCTGCAGCAGGGTGACCTGATTGAACCCGGTTTTAATTCCAACTATGGCAGCAGGAAGAGAGCTTCATTTATATACCTTACCGCAACCTTAGATGCCGCTACTTGGGGTGCTGAACTTGCACAGGGAGAAGGACGCGGCAGGATTTATATTGTTGAACCAACCGGCCCGATTGAAGATGATCCTAATCTGACCGATAAGAAGTTTCCGGGCAATCCCACCAAATCATACCGCTCGCGACATCCGCTGAAGGTTACCGGTGAAGTTGTTGACTGGAAAGGTCATTCGCCAGAAGCACTCCATGCCATGCAGGAACACCTCCGGCAACTGAAGGAACAAGGAATTGAAGCAATTGAAGATTAA
- a CDS encoding NAD-dependent epimerase/dehydratase family protein, which produces MQTIIGAGGAIGKDLARFLRDYTDSIKLVSRNPVKVNDTDILQPADVNDPSQIHAAIAGSEVCYVALGFAYKLKVWREKWPAFMHHVIEACIRNQTRLVFFDNVYALDKDHIGRITESSPINPISKKGAVRAAVDRMILEQVEKGKLQAIIARAPDFFGPYDKQKSMMMNTVYDNLVKGKTAQWFCNADVIHSMGFTPDLARGFAMLGNTADAYNQVWNLPVNSEALTGREWVKLFAAEMKTSDKVTTVPLWMIKLLGVFVPILREMPEMMYQFDRPYFFDSSKFLKRFNYTPVSNKEAVRQAIAAFRQPS; this is translated from the coding sequence ATGCAAACTATCATAGGCGCAGGTGGTGCAATCGGAAAAGACCTTGCCAGGTTCCTCCGTGATTACACCGACAGTATTAAGTTAGTCAGCAGGAATCCGGTCAAAGTCAATGACACCGATATCCTTCAGCCGGCCGATGTCAATGACCCTTCGCAAATTCATGCTGCCATTGCCGGCAGTGAGGTTTGCTATGTAGCATTAGGATTTGCGTATAAGCTGAAAGTATGGAGAGAGAAGTGGCCGGCTTTTATGCATCATGTAATCGAAGCTTGCATCCGTAATCAAACCAGGCTTGTTTTCTTTGATAACGTTTATGCCTTAGATAAAGATCATATCGGCAGGATTACCGAATCATCGCCAATCAATCCAATCAGTAAAAAAGGCGCCGTGCGTGCAGCTGTTGACCGTATGATACTGGAACAGGTAGAGAAAGGAAAGCTACAGGCCATTATTGCAAGGGCGCCTGACTTTTTCGGCCCCTACGATAAGCAAAAGAGCATGATGATGAATACCGTGTATGATAACCTGGTGAAAGGGAAAACCGCGCAGTGGTTCTGCAATGCGGATGTAATACATTCGATGGGTTTCACCCCTGATCTCGCCAGGGGATTTGCAATGCTCGGTAATACTGCAGATGCATATAACCAGGTATGGAACCTGCCGGTTAACAGCGAGGCGCTTACCGGCCGCGAATGGGTGAAATTATTCGCTGCGGAAATGAAAACTTCGGATAAGGTAACAACTGTGCCGCTGTGGATGATAAAACTTCTTGGTGTATTTGTACCCATATTGCGGGAGATGCCGGAAATGATGTACCAGTTTGACCGGCCTTATTTCTTTGATTCGAGCAAGTTTTTAAAGCGTTTTAATTACACACCTGTCAGCAATAAAGAAGCAGTAAGGCAGGCAATAGCTGCATTTAGGCAGCCATCATAA
- a CDS encoding transcriptional repressor, giving the protein MYDNIRTLLKENGLKVTPQRVAIFEAIVSLNNHPTAENIIDYIRRKHPNISVGTVYKVLDSLVERQLLKRVKTEKDIMRYDAVLSHHHHLYCAETDRIEDYEDDRLNELINAYFKKNKIKNFRIHDIKLQITGRFNNH; this is encoded by the coding sequence ATGTATGACAATATCAGGACACTGCTGAAAGAAAACGGACTAAAGGTAACTCCGCAACGTGTTGCAATTTTCGAAGCTATCGTCAGCCTGAACAATCATCCTACCGCAGAAAATATCATTGACTACATCAGGCGCAAGCATCCTAACATTTCTGTGGGCACCGTTTATAAAGTATTGGATTCCCTGGTGGAGAGGCAATTGCTGAAGCGGGTAAAAACTGAAAAAGATATCATGCGTTACGATGCAGTCTTATCTCATCACCATCATTTGTATTGCGCGGAAACAGATCGAATAGAAGATTATGAAGATGACAGGCTGAACGAACTGATCAACGCCTATTTCAAGAAAAACAAGATTAAGAATTTCAGGATACATGACATTAAACTGCAGATCACAGGCAGATTCAACAATCACTAA
- a CDS encoding alpha/beta hydrolase produces the protein MSPPSGSFIEIQHYSKGQYAEVNGLQMYYEIHGEGYPLVLIHGGGSTINTSFGRIIPQLATSHKVIAVEMQAHGHTADINRPLSFRQDADDIAALLHHLQIGKADIFGFSNGASTTLEFAIRHPDMTNKIVVASTFYKKSGAPDWFWDMMNHPAFEDMPQVYKDEFLKINPDTQALHRMFDRDTARMLSFPEIPDERIASITAPALIIIGEKDVVTPEHAREMNRLITASKLLILPGGHGEYIGEITSPQVPVIIDSTVNIILGFLAE, from the coding sequence ATGTCACCACCTTCCGGTTCTTTTATCGAAATACAACATTACAGCAAGGGACAATATGCCGAAGTTAACGGGCTGCAGATGTACTATGAAATTCACGGGGAAGGATATCCGCTTGTGCTGATTCATGGCGGGGGTTCCACCATCAATACCTCTTTCGGAAGAATCATTCCGCAACTCGCAACATCTCATAAAGTGATTGCCGTGGAGATGCAGGCACATGGGCATACAGCCGACATCAACCGGCCTTTGTCGTTCAGACAGGATGCAGATGATATAGCGGCATTGCTGCATCATCTGCAGATTGGGAAAGCTGACATCTTCGGATTCAGTAACGGAGCAAGCACTACGCTTGAGTTTGCCATCAGGCATCCTGATATGACGAATAAAATTGTCGTTGCCTCCACCTTCTATAAAAAGTCCGGAGCACCGGATTGGTTCTGGGACATGATGAATCATCCGGCATTTGAGGATATGCCACAGGTGTACAAAGATGAATTCCTGAAGATAAACCCGGACACACAGGCACTGCATCGCATGTTTGACAGAGATACAGCGAGAATGCTGTCATTTCCGGAAATACCGGATGAACGGATTGCATCTATCACAGCACCGGCATTGATCATCATTGGCGAGAAAGACGTTGTAACACCTGAACATGCCAGGGAGATGAATCGGTTGATTACCGCTTCAAAACTTTTAATACTGCCCGGTGGTCACGGCGAATACATTGGCGAAATAACTTCACCACAGGTTCCGGTGATTATTGACTCAACGGTAAATATCATACTTGGCTTCCTTGCAGAATGA